One genomic window of Fusibacter sp. A1 includes the following:
- a CDS encoding two-CW domain-containing protein — translation MVKNCWEYCKCGREPGGINKDALGVCPATTDELADGYLGGTNGGRACVYITGTYCSGEIQEDYKRKVKNCKMCDFYHSLRHEHDIAMSAYEFAKYKKARGAELGNHR, via the coding sequence TTGGTAAAGAATTGCTGGGAATATTGCAAGTGCGGTAGGGAACCGGGAGGTATCAACAAAGATGCCCTTGGCGTTTGTCCTGCAACCACTGATGAACTTGCCGATGGTTATCTTGGTGGAACAAATGGTGGTCGTGCATGTGTTTATATTACAGGCACCTATTGTAGTGGTGAGATCCAAGAGGACTATAAAAGGAAGGTCAAAAACTGCAAAATGTGTGACTTTTATCATAGCCTAAGACATGAACATGACATCGCAATGAGCGCCTACGAGTTTGCAAAATATAAGAAGGCAAGGGGAGCTGAACTAGGAAATCATCGGTAG
- a CDS encoding class I SAM-dependent methyltransferase gives MESRKQYWNNKIRRIDASKAIYDGWLDKHVEAHELKQTIVELGCGWGCDTQFLARTEHNIISCDFSIEAIEIIRERYPNVMTMQFDMLDGLPFDDERVDIIVADLCLHYFDWKNTVLIFNELLRVLIPGGKLLFRVNSSKDTNFGAGEGTVIEDNYYMSERGQKRFFTEENLIELLENWHVESLSELTIGKYGRPKVVFEAVAIKR, from the coding sequence ATGGAATCAAGAAAACAGTATTGGAACAATAAAATCAGGCGAATCGATGCGAGCAAGGCGATCTATGACGGTTGGCTGGATAAACACGTTGAAGCTCACGAGTTGAAGCAGACCATCGTCGAACTTGGTTGCGGTTGGGGATGTGACACACAATTTCTAGCAAGGACGGAACATAACATCATCAGCTGCGATTTTTCGATAGAGGCAATCGAAATAATCCGTGAACGATATCCCAATGTAATGACCATGCAGTTCGATATGCTGGACGGACTTCCGTTTGATGACGAACGTGTCGACATCATTGTCGCGGACTTGTGCCTTCATTATTTTGATTGGAAAAACACGGTGCTTATTTTCAATGAGCTATTACGGGTATTGATTCCCGGTGGTAAGCTGCTATTCAGAGTAAACTCATCAAAAGACACAAATTTTGGAGCAGGTGAGGGAACGGTGATAGAAGACAACTACTATATGTCTGAACGAGGCCAGAAACGATTTTTCACCGAAGAAAACTTAATTGAATTACTTGAAAACTGGCATGTCGAATCGTTAAGCGAGCTGACAATCGGCAAGTATGGCAGGCCTAAAGTAGTCTTTGAAGCAGTTGCCATTAAACGATGA
- a CDS encoding helix-turn-helix domain-containing protein, with translation MDENEIKIYIQNQIGQPIDSKVLADLVKYSKPHFNMLFKDKTGMTVKRYILNARLSEACIMLMDKEKQLTEIALDLGFEHYDTFRRAFKAKMCMTPSVYRRIQSECDQKGESKMNHEIIKQLKSCSDEDKNKALELVKEVLVAAQHARSNGLVALSDLKLPLLGRMEFYKKALSLMIDGTDPDLLSQVLETILLVGNYSSLELLERTIVLVGITEIQKGTNIQLQKPRLLSLLGEGYINKLEELSGDSFKRTEIMALLAGMDKSYETSNDVVTFEKLIRSFDKRSLQRILREVKVDIAAKAIVGLQSDVQQSLVDALFGANLTMLLNDLEFYPCSFEVTVIAQKNIINTISMLRTAGDLL, from the coding sequence ATGGACGAAAATGAAATTAAGATCTATATTCAAAATCAAATCGGTCAGCCCATAGATAGCAAAGTGCTTGCGGATTTGGTCAAGTATTCAAAACCGCATTTCAATATGCTGTTTAAAGACAAAACAGGCATGACAGTTAAGCGGTATATCCTGAATGCTAGGTTAAGTGAGGCCTGTATCATGCTGATGGACAAAGAGAAGCAGCTTACAGAGATCGCGCTTGATTTGGGGTTTGAACATTACGACACATTTCGTAGGGCGTTTAAAGCTAAAATGTGTATGACGCCGAGTGTTTATCGCAGGATTCAATCAGAATGCGATCAAAAAGGAGAAAGTAAGATGAATCATGAGATAATCAAACAACTGAAGTCATGTTCAGACGAGGATAAGAATAAAGCGTTGGAGCTGGTCAAAGAAGTCTTGGTCGCGGCACAGCACGCGAGGAGCAACGGACTTGTGGCCTTGAGCGATTTGAAACTTCCTTTGCTTGGTCGAATGGAGTTTTATAAGAAAGCATTGTCGCTAATGATAGACGGTACCGATCCGGACCTGTTGTCACAAGTACTTGAGACGATTTTACTTGTAGGAAACTATAGCTCGCTTGAACTTTTAGAACGGACGATTGTCTTAGTAGGTATCACAGAAATTCAGAAGGGAACCAACATTCAACTGCAAAAGCCCCGTTTGCTGTCTCTTTTAGGAGAGGGCTATATCAACAAACTTGAGGAGTTGAGCGGCGATAGTTTTAAACGTACCGAGATTATGGCGCTTTTAGCAGGCATGGACAAGTCCTATGAGACATCGAATGACGTTGTCACCTTCGAAAAGCTTATACGGTCGTTTGATAAGCGGTCGCTCCAAAGAATACTAAGGGAAGTCAAGGTTGATATCGCTGCAAAAGCGATCGTCGGATTGCAGTCCGATGTTCAGCAGTCGCTTGTGGATGCTTTGTTCGGAGCGAATTTGACGATGTTGTTGAATGATTTGGAATTCTATCCATGTAGTTTTGAAGTCACTGTAATCGCCCAGAAGAACATCATCAACACGATAAGCATGCTCAGGACGGCTGGCGACCTATTGTAG
- a CDS encoding DUF2500 domain-containing protein, protein MSFNFVDGSGGFPILFAIVPIFIFIVFAIMIIMLLSKAIKYGVDKTKDVESVHAIVLSKRQQVWGERTHTYYFATFELTGGQRVEFSIPDSKIGYLVEGDEGTLTYQGKLFVGFSRQIQTASII, encoded by the coding sequence ATGAGTTTTAATTTTGTGGATGGATCAGGCGGGTTTCCAATCCTTTTTGCTATCGTACCGATTTTTATTTTTATCGTTTTTGCAATCATGATCATTATGCTGCTTTCAAAGGCTATAAAATATGGTGTAGATAAAACTAAGGATGTCGAAAGTGTCCATGCGATAGTGTTGAGTAAACGCCAGCAGGTATGGGGGGAGCGTACACATACCTATTATTTCGCCACGTTCGAACTTACGGGTGGACAACGTGTTGAATTTAGTATTCCAGATTCTAAAATTGGTTATCTGGTAGAAGGGGATGAAGGAACACTTACCTATCAAGGAAAGCTTTTTGTCGGATTTAGCAGGCAGATTCAGACAGCGAGTATCATATAG